The Silene latifolia isolate original U9 population chromosome Y, ASM4854445v1, whole genome shotgun sequence sequence TTTCCGCGTTACAGCAGTGTGTTGTGTGTTGTATAATCGTGAGTTTTTACTAATTTTTTATAAACCCAAGGGCTACATATCAGCTAGGTACGTCCCAAGGGGCTGTAGTCATGTTAAATTTTCCGCTAGGTACGTCCTTATCTTATATGTGGCGTGGTGATATGTATTGATGTTATATGAAACTACCTTTCATCTGTATTCTGTTGTCCCTTTCATTTTGTAGTTTGTAGATTGTCCCTTTTTAAAATTATATACCACATTCACTATTTATTTGTACATGGAGTATTACTATTCCGTTTTTTATTTGTATCATCGTATACGTTGCTGCATTTTAGTGATTATTGGGTACGTCATAATTATTTTTCAGTTACATCTTACATGAATGCAGGTGTAATAATGAAGTGATCTAGGCCTGAACCATCTACGTTAGATGTAGGTGGCCCAAGTAATCATCAGGAAGCCCCTAGTACAAGTATACAACAGGCTACCGATGATTTCCCGGTATTAAAGACAAGAATGAGTCCGAATCTTCTTTTACAATTTATCAACAGTGGGCTGTCTGATAATCAGATTTCAGATATTCAAGATATGGGATTTGGAGGCATCTTGTGTCTTAAGACTGACATGCTTCCTAGGCAGCTGGCGTACTGGCTTGTTTCCAGCTTTGATCCATTCACGtcttctctcttaaacgggcAACTCCCTATTCGTGACGAAGATGTTCATCTAGCCACAGGGTTACCCATGGGTGAGATAGCAATCTCACAAGCGACCCGATTTGAGCAGACTGAAGAGTTTTTAGAGCTGGTTAATGAATGAAAATCCCAATATGAGGGAGTTAACAAAGTGACCAATAGCCATGTCTTTTCTAAGATGGCTGAACAAAGACAAGGTGGGGCAGATTTCAAGAGAAGTTTTATCGTGTTTATCGTGTCGGCTTTACTTATGGGAGTTAAGGGTAACGTCCCAAGTATTCGGATACTTAAGTGTTTGAGGGATGTCTCTCTTATACCACATATGAACTGGTGCGACTTCACCCAAAGAAACTTAATTGCAAGTGTCCAACAGTGGTGGGCTGATAAAGAAAAGGAAGACAACGGTGGGTGCAAGAAGATCTTCAGAGAACCTATACTGGTTCTAATCCTCATTTATCTGGATAGGTCAGTTTTCAAAGCTATAACAGTTGACTGCGTGTTCCCAACACTTTGCACATGGACAAAGGATGCAATATCTTTTCGTAtatcaaaagaaaaaaaggagGCTTGTAGATTTGGTTCCGGGTTCATCGATAACCAGCTTGTAAAGTATCCCGGGTGCTTTGGTTCTGGGTTTAGGGAACGCAGTACCAGACCACAACCTGATGTTGTGATTGGAGCAAGATGTCGTCGAGAATGAGAATGATGCGCCCAACAACAATGAGCCTGACAATCACGATGATAACGTGATACGTGTCAGTACTTGTATTGTGAGGATGGCAACCACGGCGAAAGCACTTGCTGCAGCGTTTCACAACTTTGCAGATGCAATCAACAGTGCTAAACTTGTAATGCCGGATTCTATAGTTGTCGGCCAGCTTTCTGCCATGGCAGATTCTCTGCTAGGCGGGTTCCAGTTGACACCACCTGTTATCCCTGAGGCAGGGGTTGGGGCTAATGCAGACCGTGGTAAAGTCGACCCTACTGTTGGTTGCAATGACATTCGCAACAATGATCCTGGTACTGCCAAGAATTCAGATGTACATCCTACAGTTCATGTTGCTCACGAGACGGCGGCTACAGTTGGTAGGTCAGAATCTGATAAACACGGTGATCGGGCCACATCATCAGCAGAGGTTGTTAATGATGACCCGTGCTGGAATGACCCTGCTTTTGTGGCAGCGGCTATCGCGTTAAGTAACGCGTTCAATGAACCTGCTGCAGCAAAGAGAAGACGTGTTGCTCCTGAGTGTCCGACATTCAACCTTTTTCAGTCTCAAGACATATCAGATTCCTATGGTTCACAAGGACCTCCCATCAAACCTGTTGCTTCTCCCCAAATAGAACCTACTCATGGATTCCCGTTAAACTCTTCTAAGTCGGTTCATAATGTGGCAAAACCAGATAATAAGAGGGATATCATTGTTCGACAAATATTCAAGTCACCTTATGTTCAACGGAATATATCTATGCTTGCTGAGTTGAGCCAATCTGAGAAGGATTTTTCTGACTTGGAGTTTAGGGATGGATCTGATGAGAGGTACAACTCATATTGGTTCCTTGATCTGTATTTGCATCTAATGTTGTGTTATCTGTCAAGCGTACCTATAACATTTTATATCGTATATATACCTCTGACTATTGTACCTACCTATTATCTTTTTGTTTCAGTGAGGTACTATTCCGGAATCACTGTTTCCAGCTAAGACGATGTGATTTTAAGACCTTTATTGCCAACACCAAGATAGCTGCAAATGTAATCAATGTATGGGCTAGTATTTTGAATAGAGAGGAAATAAAAGCTGCCTCCTCCCCTTTACGATTATACGCGTTCGTTACTCACAATGTACGTGGTATTATGCTCTTTTTTTAGATTGATCAAAGGCGTGTTTGCTTTTCCCTGTGTTTaaatttttacatttttgttttttaattagggaattatatgtgaagatagcACCGAGTATGATAAAGGGAAACTGGTGAGCTTGCAATATATTTATTGCATCTAAAGTTAAATTAGCATGTTTGCCCGTTTTTTGTGTGTTCACTAAGGTACATATATGTTTTTCCAAACCCAGATGATGTTTTCTTTCACACTTCGTGAGCCGCTCCTGATCTGTGTCAACTTTATTTCCCGTAAGATTGAGGTCATCCACCCAATGCAACCTAAATCAGTAGACTTCGCTGAATATGTCCATATGGTGGTGAGCATTTTTATTTTGCAAACCCTTTTAAGTGTTCAAACGATGATGCCTAATTAGTTCTCCAAATATGTTTGCTAATTTTTGTTTGGATTTTTTTTAGAGGGACTTTATTCGTTCCGTCATGATCCCTCGTTCGAGCAGATTCAAGACAGTACAGTTTTTCAAATGTGAAGAGTTCGTACCCAAGTCACATGCGCTTGATATTGTGGATGATGGCATTTACCTGATGTGTTACATGGAGATATATACAGGCTGTCGTCAAATGCTCAAGACCCAAGTCATAAACGTAAGTTACATTTTTTTGTCGTCTAAATAAGCTATATACTTCAGTAGTTACATTATCCACAATAAAAATGCAATATATCTTGCACTTTACAAAGTTAGGCCAAGAAAGCTTGGCAAGATCCTTTTTAGGCAGAAGTTGAAATATTGTTTTGCTCTCCTTTCAAGTGCCCAGAATGATCTGTCACAACAAGTTTCAATAGCTGCAAGGCGTCTTAATGTCAGGACTGGGTAAGCAAACATTTTAAAATTAGTATAAATGTTCATGATCTGTTAGTGTTTTTCGATATCAACCAATTATGTGTTTTCATCCATCTTATAAAGGAAGCAAGCGGTTGAACAACAAGTGGTATATTCTGATTCGCATCTCTTGGATTACGTGTTCCTTCCATCATAGGGAGATGCAgctaaatattaataatatacttacaatatcagcttgaatttTTGACTTTTTTGTTAATTCCACATAATGACTTTTTTGTATATACCGTATATTTGATTTTGTAGTGATGCAGTAGTTGTGACAAACTTTGGGGAAGTAACAAAAGAAGGCATGTCCTCTTTGAGGCCTCGGAAATGGGTCGCTGATAtggtatattttcattttatccAAGACCATATTTGTCTCTTAGTATTTTTATTTAGTACAAAACAacatttcatttttttcattttaggTAATTGATATGTTCGGGATCTATTCAACCTTACTCAAGCCAGAATTGTTGTATATCCCAACAACCGCACGAGTTAGTATAATTTTTGTAGCTGTTTCTCAATTAACATTTTTTTAACGAATAATGTGTCATAGAAATATGATGATGTTTTTTGTTCATTGCAAAGACCTTAATCCACAAATGAGATAGAACACTTGGCCGCAATTACATTAAAACATCCTATATGTCAAATGATGGGACGTGTGTTAAAGCTGTAAGTACACTATATGTTTTCTTTGGATATCTAATAACTGCATTTTGTCTATTTGAATATAACCCTAGTTTTAGTCATCTTACACGAATTTTTAATTTGGCTTTCAGATGTTTATACCCATTATAGAAGATAGCCACTGGTTTATCATAGTGTGTGATATGGAGGAGAAGACGAACTATATCTTAAACTCATTACGTACCAAGGATATTCGGCTGATATAGAGATCGATGCGGACGTGGTACATATTATTAGTTTCTATCTTTTTTACTATATAATTTTTCTCTGTTTTCTCCATATATAGTACGTTCATTTTTATTCTCCTTTTTCAGGTTAGCAATGTCACTACGATTTTATGCCGTTCCAAAGGGTACAAACACTTTGTAGGTGTTCCCCTCTTTCCATTTGAGACTCTTAATGTTCCTCAACAGACAAACATGTAAGTTAatcattcttactcctttccACTATCGTTATCATCAGTTATTTCCATTCAAGTCAGCCTTTAATGTTAATTATTGTCGCTATGCTTGTGAAGACACGATTGCGGTGTCTATGTACTGAAATGGTTGGAGGCTGGCCGGGACCGATCCTTGTGGATAGCTGCGAGCAATTTCAAGGGTTTGCCTTCATTTCGAAGGGCAGTTGCGTTAAGTTTGTTACGATGGCAAGAGAATCAGAGAGAGGTCTTATATTATTTTCCTTTATGTTTTACCCTCATTTCCAGTTTTACCTTAATACAACCATTTAAATCACGGGTTATCAGATTTTAATTATTGTGTTTGACATGCAGATGTTTTAATGGACGACAAGTGTTTGTTTGGAAGATGTGTGGCTACTAGCAATCAACCAAGGAGTATGTGTGGTTCATTTTCTGAAAGGCGTAATGGTGTAAAATACGACTTATTATTTGTTGTGTCATGTAAAGGCAAACTGAGCCTATTCAACCGCTATGTCCATTAAACACTAGTTTATGTCATTTTGTTGGATGGCATAATTGTCTAGAATATATTCCCACGAATGCTCAGACATTCTTAACTCGGCAACGTGTAATGGTAGGGCATGGTCCCTCATTTTGACCGTCTTTTTCGTGTTTGTGGATTGTCTAGAGGTCTAATGAAAAATATAATCTGATCTTTTGTTCAATAGTTGTGTCAAGTGACCGACTTTTATGCCAATTTGCTAGACATCATTTTGGATAATCCATCTTCATTGGAGTTGGCAGTGTGCAAGAATGGTTACACATTCTGTTTTTTTGGTTGATGTTtatgttttaaaaactttttgGAGATAAAAAAGGTGTAACTCTCACCTTGGTTCATTGTCGAATGTTGGGCTTATAACTTGTATGCAGGAATTATGTTACTAGTTACGCCATCTTATCACTGACACACACCAATATATTTTCAAATACGTCAAAATCATTTGCATACTCAAGTATGATATTTCACTTTTCAATTGAACAACTGACTGTTCATTAGTTTCAGGATTCCACAATTTCAACTTCGAATCATCGTTTATTAACATTCACGGTTTTTTATCTACTCAGAATACTAGTAGGTACGCTTTTCACGTAAAACATGTGCAACAATCATGTTAACATACACGCTTTTTTTAGTTTTTACTTAAACTCACCAATACGTGTAACCGTTTTTGTCGTTGGAAAATTAGACGtcatacaatattaattttgtctATGGAACTTAAATTCGCGAATCATCATTTATAAATATTTACGCTATTTATTTTCATATAATACTGCCAGGTACGCTTCTAATGTAAAAGATGTGCAACAATCGTGTTAATATACACGCGTTTTTATTTTCACATAAAACTGAAATCATCAGTTAATGGAAATTAGCTGACAATTCACGTTTATCAATTCATCATAGCTATAACAAAAATACACAAGAACTCTTCCTATCAAAATCTATTAATTTCTGTCATCCATGTATTGTATAGGTTAACATGTATAGTTTCCATTCACAACTCCGATAGATACACTTTCAGCCTTGATAGATGCACATATAATACTTTGAAGATACGCTCATAAATcataacaaaaatcaaaataaaaaatgtTCAATAATCCCATAAAACAGCTCAAAAATGAAGTCTCAAATCCTCCCGCCATTATtcattatatttgtgtatgtgaTACGCAACTCTTTTCGTTGTTCATTCCTGAAACGAAAAAAAGGCTATAAAACATTAAAGGTTACAAATTTGATTAGATACAACAATACTATTCCTTAATTATGTACCAACTAAACAAATTCAATCTGCTATCAGTATTCTGTAATAATGAATGCACCAAAATTAATAGCGTACCTGTATCATGGAATCATACTCTCCCGGGACAATTCCGACTATCATTGAATCCTAATTCTCCGCAAGCTTTGCATTTCCAGGGCGCTTTCTTCTATTCTTTTGTAGCTTGTTCCTTTTGGGACATCATTCTTTTTCCAGACCCTTTTGTTTATGACTGAATAGGAAGTAAGACAACCACTTCCTTTGGTATTTTTGTTCCTAAGAGCATCTCAAGTTCCCTATTCTTGTTTCTCAGCCTATCACCCgtgttactactactactacattCTGACGTACTGGTTTGTGCGCTTATCTTGCCTTTAAAACCTTTCAAAATGCCCAGCAATTCATCAACATACTCAGGTTTTTGTTCAGCGAGCGTCACACACGAGAACACCTCGGACCATAAGGTATCAATTTTGTGTCGTCTAACATATAATGAGTTACAATCTTCAATTAAAGTATGTGGCACATTATTACAAATCGGCTGACATGTTGCCAATTTGCTCCACCTACTTAACAGATACTGATCTGGAACATTGTAAAGGCCTTGTTCTTTCAACACGTAAAGCGCATGACGGCACAAAATTCCATGTCTCTCGAACTTTTTACAGGTGCAGTTCACTTTCATTTCGTCAGAGATAAAGTTAACATAGTAAACCTTGTCTTTTTCACGATCAATAATGGGGATCTTTGTCACTTTGGTAGTAACCCCTAATATTTTAACACCACAGGTGAAACAAGCACCACCCACTCTTTTTAAATTCTTAAAAACATCACCAAAGTGTAGAACTCGAGCGTGTTTTTCCAAAGGGTGAGGCGTTCTAGATCAGGGAAGGAGTTTTTTTACTCGGCTATTAATTTGGACTGTTTCCATCGTTGAGCGTCCATAGCACTTTCAAACCTCATAAGAAACTCAACCAAAGTTAAGTTTGGGTTCATGAAATTACCGAAAAAGCTATTCTCGGACTCAGACCTGGACGTGGTTCTCATTAGTCCAcccataaataaatccctgaaatATGATGGGATCCAAGAAGCCCTTTTGTCAAACATCGTATCTAACCATTCATTGTCGGTCAGCCTGTACGAGGATATAACTGAGCACCACCATTCCTCAAACTCAGACGGTTCGATATCTTCTGCCCAAACACAGGAGCACAACTCTTTCATGAAGTTAGTTTCTCGATATAGCGTAGTTTCGATCTTGTCTGGTAGCTttttcatgatatgccacatggaATATCTGTGCTGAGTTTTGTCCCTGAACACTGTTTTAACCCCTGCTTTTATGCCTCTATCTTGATCAGTAATTATGCACACAGGATACTTATTGCTCATTGCGCTCAGAAAATTCCGAAACAGCCATACGAAATCCTCATCAGTCTCTTTCCTTACAAGTCCTGCTCCAAATGTTGAACATTTTTTGTGATGGTCAACCCCCGTGAAAGTTGCAAATATCATTTTATATGTGTTCATATTAAACGTCGTGTCAAAAGACGTCATATCACCAAAGAGACTGTAATTCTTTATAGCTATAGGGTCAAACCAACAAACCCTAGATAGTCGACCACGATCGTCAACATCAAAATCAAAGTAGTACGAACTATACATGGCTTTTTTGTGCATGAAATTTTCAATCATCATTTGCGCGCCATACCCTTTAATAAATTTCTTCACATCCCTCCAAATAATTTTGAAGACCTCGAGTGATGCCCCTACATTTTGATACCCTTTCACGTACTCTTTGAACATGCTAAAGCTTTGCACAGGCCCCTTATTCACTTTAGAATTCTCAACAATCATGGTTTTCTGTATAAGGGTTAATTCTCGTGACTCGGTCAAATGCACCACGGTGTTTGGTGTTGAGAGGAGGTGGGTGTGACCTTCATGAAAGTCAACAATCACatattgtcctttttcatttcttcaaaaaaaaaaaatctttgcaTTACATAAAATTCTAGTTCTCTGTCTCTTTTTTACCTTCCCTCTAGGCTTACTTTCTCCAGCCTTACTGCACACACAGTACTTAGTCATGACAACCCCGTCTATGTTTCGTTGCGTCGACTTCCTTATTTTAAAACCGAGTTAGCAAAGATAAGCCTTATAGAATTCTAGCCCATCCTCTAGTTTATCAAAGATCATACCCAAAACAGGCTTCAATTAAAGGCGCACATACGGTATTTTTTTCCTTCGGGTTGTCTCGATGATTGGTGAGCTCGCATCTATGCACACTACACAAAAAGAGAACAAGATATGGGTATAAGCGCGAGTTCAAATAATCGATGCACAATAAATATAATTTCAGGTACGCTAATTTAGTCAAAAGCACAAAATCAATTAGAAAACAAAAAACCACAGAAATTTGTGCCTGATCGCTGACATATCGTATTTTTCATTACTGACTACTTAACGTAGACGTCAAGATACACCAATC is a genomic window containing:
- the LOC141631341 gene encoding protein FAR1-RELATED SEQUENCE 5-like; translated protein: MIVENSKVNKGPVQSFSMFKEYVKGYQNVGASLEVFKIIWRDVKKFIKGYGAQMMIENFMHKKAMYSSYYFDFDVDDRGRLSRVCWFDPIAIKNYSLFGDMTSFDTTFNMNTYKMIFATFTGVDHHKKCSTFGAGLVRKETDEDFVWLFRNFLSAMSNKYPVCIITDQDRGIKAGVKTVFRDKTQHRYSMWHIMKKLPDKIETTLYRETNFMKELCSCVWAEDIEPSEFEEWWCSVISSYRLTDNEWLDTMFDKRASWIPSYFRDLFMGGLMRTTSRSESENSFFGVTTKVTKIPIIDREKDKVYYVNFISDEMKVNCTCKKFERHGILCRHALYVLKEQGLYNVPDQYLLSRWSKLATCQPICNNVPHTLIEDCNSLYVRRHKIDTLWSEVFSCVTLAEQKPEYVDELLGILKGFKGKISAQTSTSECSSSSNTGDRLRNKNRELEMLLGTKIPKEVVVLLPIQS